A single Lactuca sativa cultivar Salinas chromosome 8, Lsat_Salinas_v11, whole genome shotgun sequence DNA region contains:
- the LOC111914318 gene encoding uncharacterized protein LOC111914318 isoform X1: MGSEGIVKKPLQYPIARRDESVVDNYHGVAISDPYRWIEDPDSEEVKEFVAKQMKVTESVLRNCNSRDRLRDKLTKSYDYPRYGCPFQKGNKYFYFHNPGLRSHPILYIQINFQDSLDEDGEVLLDPNGLSEDGTVALRVFEVSHDARYLAYGLSSSGSDWLTLQVMNVDDKTVQPDKLSWVKFTSISWTHDTKGFFYCRFPAPKETQKKDVGTEVNVNYNHQLYYHLLGTKQSEDILCWNDLENPTHILEARLADDGKYLLMNICKGAARLNKFYCCDLSTLPNGVESHRGKGILPFVKVIDNFEANYEAIVNNDTIFTFLTNKHAPRYKLARVDLKKPSIWNEVLKESEKDVIDSVLPINGNQLIVSYLSDCKHVLQIRDLERGDLLHTLPIDIGSVNYISARRQDTMFFVKLSSFITPGVVYQFDLKTMVPQVKVLREIVVPGFDQAAYHANQVFVHSKDGTQVPVFIMARKDLVLDGSHPCLLFGYGGYGVSLTPSFDITRVVLAHHLGVVFCIANIRGGGEYGEEWHQAGSLGNKQNCFDDFISVAEHLISSGYTNPSKLCIEGGSNGGTLIGACINQRPDLFGCALAHAGVMDMLRYHKFTIGHAWLSEFGCSDKEDDFHYLIKYSPLHNVKRPWEDAPIRSIQYPSTMLLTADHDDRVVPLHTLKLLATIQHELCTSVKNSRQINPIIGRISSKSGHGCGTSTQTMIDKRVDCYSFIAEALGAPWID; encoded by the exons ATGGGCTCGGAAGGTATTGTGAAGAAGCCATTGCAATACCCAATTGCTCGTAGAGATGAATCCGTGGTTGATAACTACCATGGTGTTGCTATTTCTGATCCTTATCGATG GATTGAAGATCCTGATTCCGAAGAGGTAAAAGAATTTGTGGCGAAGCAGATGAAAGTAACGGAATCAGTGCTTAGGAATTGCAATTCCAGGGACAGACTTCGTGACAAATTGACCAAGTCATATGACTACCCTCGCTACGGATGTCCGTTTCAAAAAGGGAATAAATATTTCTATTTTCATAATCCCGGTCTTCGCTCTCATCCAATCCTTTATATCCAG ATTAATTTTCAGGATAGTTTAGATGAAGATGGTGAGGTTTTGCTCGATCCAAATGGACTAAGCGAGGATGGAACAGTGGCTTTACGAGTTTTTGAGGTCAGCCATGATGCAAGATACTTGGCCTATGGTTTAAGCTCGAGTGGAAGTGATTGGTTAACCCTACAAGTTATGAATGTGGATGACAAAACCGTTCAACCAGACAAACTTTCTTGG GTGAAATTTACATCGATCAGTTGGACTCATGACACGAAGGGATTTTTCTATTGCCGATTTCCTGCTCCCAA GGAGACCCAAAAAAAGGATGTTGGCACTGAAGTAAACGTTAACTATAATCATCAACTCTATTACCATTTATTAGGGACGAAACAATCAGAAGATATATTATGTTGGAATGATCTTGAGAACCCTACACATATTCTTGAAGCAAGACTTGCGGACGATGGAAAG TATCTTCTTATGAATATATGTAAAGGTGCGGCACGACTCAACAAATTCTATTGTTGCGATTTATCTACCCTACCAAATGGTGTTGAAAGTCATAGAGGAAAAGGCATTCTCCCCTTTGTGAAGGTTATTGATAACTTTGAGGCAAATTATGAAGCCATTGTAAACAATGACACAATCTTTACCTTCTTGACTAACAAGCATGCTCCAAGGTACAAGTTAGCTCGAGTAGATCTCAAGAAACCGAGCATTTGGAATGAAGTTCTCAAAGAATCAGAAAAGGATGTAATCGATTCAGTTCTACCCATAAATGGAAACCAGCTGATCGTTAGTTATTTGAGTGATTGTAAACACGTTTTACAGATAAGAGACTTGGAGAGAGGTGACTTGTTGCATACATTACCTATTGATATTGGTAGTGTCAACTACATTAGCGCTAGGCGCCAAGACACTATGTTTTTCGTTAAGCTTAGTAGTTTCATCACCCCAGGTGTCGTTTATCAGTTTGATTTGAAAACTATGGTTCCACAAGTTAAGGTTCTACGCGAGATTGTGGTTCCAGGATTTGATCAAGCCGCATATCATGCTAATCAG GTGTTTGTGCATAGTAAGGATGGAACACAAGTACCTGTATTTATCATGGCTCGGAAGGATTTAGTTTTAGATGGATCGCACCCTTGCTTATTGTTTGGATATGGTGGATATGGTGTTAGTTTAACACCATCGTTTGACATTACTCGTGTGGTTTTAGCACATCATCTAGGTGTTGTATTTTGTATAGCAAATATCCGTGGTGGTGGAGAGTATGGAGAAGAATGGCACCAAGCCGGTTCACTTGGAAACAAGCAAAATTGTTTTGATGACTTCATTTCAGTCGCTGAACACCTTATTTCTTCAGGTTACACTAACCCTAGCAAGTTGTGTATAGAAGGTGGAAGCAATGGTGGCACCCTCATTGGTGCTTGCATCAATCAG AGACCGGATTTATTTGGCTGTGCTCTAGCTCATGCTGGTGTCATGGACATGTTACGATACCATAAGTTTACTATTG GTCATGCTTGGCTTTCCGAGTTTGGTTGTTCAGATAAAGAAGATGATTTTCATTACCTAATCAA GTATTCGCCTTTGCATAATGTTAAACGACCATGGGAAGATGCTCCGATAAGGTCCATTCAATATCCATCAACAATGTTATTGACTGCTGATCACGACGATCGTGTTGTGCCATTGCACACATTGAAATTACTAGCG ACCATACAACATGAGCTATGTACAAGTGTGAAGAACAGTCGACAGATAAACCCGATCATCGGAAGAATCAGTAGCAAATCAGGGCATGGATGTGGGACCTCAACGCAAACAATG ATCGATAAACGCGTAGATTGTTATAGCTTCATAGCAGAAGCACTGGGTGCACCCTGGATAGATTAA
- the LOC111914318 gene encoding uncharacterized protein LOC111914318 isoform X2: MGSEGIVKKPLQYPIARRDESVVDNYHGVAISDPYRWIEDPDSEEVKEFVAKQMKVTESVLRNCNSRDRLRDKLTKSYDYPRYGCPFQKGNKYFYFHNPGLRSHPILYIQDSLDEDGEVLLDPNGLSEDGTVALRVFEVSHDARYLAYGLSSSGSDWLTLQVMNVDDKTVQPDKLSWVKFTSISWTHDTKGFFYCRFPAPKETQKKDVGTEVNVNYNHQLYYHLLGTKQSEDILCWNDLENPTHILEARLADDGKYLLMNICKGAARLNKFYCCDLSTLPNGVESHRGKGILPFVKVIDNFEANYEAIVNNDTIFTFLTNKHAPRYKLARVDLKKPSIWNEVLKESEKDVIDSVLPINGNQLIVSYLSDCKHVLQIRDLERGDLLHTLPIDIGSVNYISARRQDTMFFVKLSSFITPGVVYQFDLKTMVPQVKVLREIVVPGFDQAAYHANQVFVHSKDGTQVPVFIMARKDLVLDGSHPCLLFGYGGYGVSLTPSFDITRVVLAHHLGVVFCIANIRGGGEYGEEWHQAGSLGNKQNCFDDFISVAEHLISSGYTNPSKLCIEGGSNGGTLIGACINQRPDLFGCALAHAGVMDMLRYHKFTIGHAWLSEFGCSDKEDDFHYLIKYSPLHNVKRPWEDAPIRSIQYPSTMLLTADHDDRVVPLHTLKLLATIQHELCTSVKNSRQINPIIGRISSKSGHGCGTSTQTMIDKRVDCYSFIAEALGAPWID; this comes from the exons ATGGGCTCGGAAGGTATTGTGAAGAAGCCATTGCAATACCCAATTGCTCGTAGAGATGAATCCGTGGTTGATAACTACCATGGTGTTGCTATTTCTGATCCTTATCGATG GATTGAAGATCCTGATTCCGAAGAGGTAAAAGAATTTGTGGCGAAGCAGATGAAAGTAACGGAATCAGTGCTTAGGAATTGCAATTCCAGGGACAGACTTCGTGACAAATTGACCAAGTCATATGACTACCCTCGCTACGGATGTCCGTTTCAAAAAGGGAATAAATATTTCTATTTTCATAATCCCGGTCTTCGCTCTCATCCAATCCTTTATATCCAG GATAGTTTAGATGAAGATGGTGAGGTTTTGCTCGATCCAAATGGACTAAGCGAGGATGGAACAGTGGCTTTACGAGTTTTTGAGGTCAGCCATGATGCAAGATACTTGGCCTATGGTTTAAGCTCGAGTGGAAGTGATTGGTTAACCCTACAAGTTATGAATGTGGATGACAAAACCGTTCAACCAGACAAACTTTCTTGG GTGAAATTTACATCGATCAGTTGGACTCATGACACGAAGGGATTTTTCTATTGCCGATTTCCTGCTCCCAA GGAGACCCAAAAAAAGGATGTTGGCACTGAAGTAAACGTTAACTATAATCATCAACTCTATTACCATTTATTAGGGACGAAACAATCAGAAGATATATTATGTTGGAATGATCTTGAGAACCCTACACATATTCTTGAAGCAAGACTTGCGGACGATGGAAAG TATCTTCTTATGAATATATGTAAAGGTGCGGCACGACTCAACAAATTCTATTGTTGCGATTTATCTACCCTACCAAATGGTGTTGAAAGTCATAGAGGAAAAGGCATTCTCCCCTTTGTGAAGGTTATTGATAACTTTGAGGCAAATTATGAAGCCATTGTAAACAATGACACAATCTTTACCTTCTTGACTAACAAGCATGCTCCAAGGTACAAGTTAGCTCGAGTAGATCTCAAGAAACCGAGCATTTGGAATGAAGTTCTCAAAGAATCAGAAAAGGATGTAATCGATTCAGTTCTACCCATAAATGGAAACCAGCTGATCGTTAGTTATTTGAGTGATTGTAAACACGTTTTACAGATAAGAGACTTGGAGAGAGGTGACTTGTTGCATACATTACCTATTGATATTGGTAGTGTCAACTACATTAGCGCTAGGCGCCAAGACACTATGTTTTTCGTTAAGCTTAGTAGTTTCATCACCCCAGGTGTCGTTTATCAGTTTGATTTGAAAACTATGGTTCCACAAGTTAAGGTTCTACGCGAGATTGTGGTTCCAGGATTTGATCAAGCCGCATATCATGCTAATCAG GTGTTTGTGCATAGTAAGGATGGAACACAAGTACCTGTATTTATCATGGCTCGGAAGGATTTAGTTTTAGATGGATCGCACCCTTGCTTATTGTTTGGATATGGTGGATATGGTGTTAGTTTAACACCATCGTTTGACATTACTCGTGTGGTTTTAGCACATCATCTAGGTGTTGTATTTTGTATAGCAAATATCCGTGGTGGTGGAGAGTATGGAGAAGAATGGCACCAAGCCGGTTCACTTGGAAACAAGCAAAATTGTTTTGATGACTTCATTTCAGTCGCTGAACACCTTATTTCTTCAGGTTACACTAACCCTAGCAAGTTGTGTATAGAAGGTGGAAGCAATGGTGGCACCCTCATTGGTGCTTGCATCAATCAG AGACCGGATTTATTTGGCTGTGCTCTAGCTCATGCTGGTGTCATGGACATGTTACGATACCATAAGTTTACTATTG GTCATGCTTGGCTTTCCGAGTTTGGTTGTTCAGATAAAGAAGATGATTTTCATTACCTAATCAA GTATTCGCCTTTGCATAATGTTAAACGACCATGGGAAGATGCTCCGATAAGGTCCATTCAATATCCATCAACAATGTTATTGACTGCTGATCACGACGATCGTGTTGTGCCATTGCACACATTGAAATTACTAGCG ACCATACAACATGAGCTATGTACAAGTGTGAAGAACAGTCGACAGATAAACCCGATCATCGGAAGAATCAGTAGCAAATCAGGGCATGGATGTGGGACCTCAACGCAAACAATG ATCGATAAACGCGTAGATTGTTATAGCTTCATAGCAGAAGCACTGGGTGCACCCTGGATAGATTAA
- the LOC111914318 gene encoding uncharacterized protein LOC111914318 isoform X3: MTTLATDVRFKKGINISIFIIPVFALIQSFISSLDEDGEVLLDPNGLSEDGTVALRVFEVSHDARYLAYGLSSSGSDWLTLQVMNVDDKTVQPDKLSWVKFTSISWTHDTKGFFYCRFPAPKETQKKDVGTEVNVNYNHQLYYHLLGTKQSEDILCWNDLENPTHILEARLADDGKYLLMNICKGAARLNKFYCCDLSTLPNGVESHRGKGILPFVKVIDNFEANYEAIVNNDTIFTFLTNKHAPRYKLARVDLKKPSIWNEVLKESEKDVIDSVLPINGNQLIVSYLSDCKHVLQIRDLERGDLLHTLPIDIGSVNYISARRQDTMFFVKLSSFITPGVVYQFDLKTMVPQVKVLREIVVPGFDQAAYHANQVFVHSKDGTQVPVFIMARKDLVLDGSHPCLLFGYGGYGVSLTPSFDITRVVLAHHLGVVFCIANIRGGGEYGEEWHQAGSLGNKQNCFDDFISVAEHLISSGYTNPSKLCIEGGSNGGTLIGACINQRPDLFGCALAHAGVMDMLRYHKFTIGHAWLSEFGCSDKEDDFHYLIKYSPLHNVKRPWEDAPIRSIQYPSTMLLTADHDDRVVPLHTLKLLATIQHELCTSVKNSRQINPIIGRISSKSGHGCGTSTQTMIDKRVDCYSFIAEALGAPWID, translated from the exons ATGACTACCCTCGCTACGGATGTCCGTTTCAAAAAGGGAATAAATATTTCTATTTTCATAATCCCGGTCTTCGCTCTCATCCAATCCTTTATATCCAG TTTAGATGAAGATGGTGAGGTTTTGCTCGATCCAAATGGACTAAGCGAGGATGGAACAGTGGCTTTACGAGTTTTTGAGGTCAGCCATGATGCAAGATACTTGGCCTATGGTTTAAGCTCGAGTGGAAGTGATTGGTTAACCCTACAAGTTATGAATGTGGATGACAAAACCGTTCAACCAGACAAACTTTCTTGG GTGAAATTTACATCGATCAGTTGGACTCATGACACGAAGGGATTTTTCTATTGCCGATTTCCTGCTCCCAA GGAGACCCAAAAAAAGGATGTTGGCACTGAAGTAAACGTTAACTATAATCATCAACTCTATTACCATTTATTAGGGACGAAACAATCAGAAGATATATTATGTTGGAATGATCTTGAGAACCCTACACATATTCTTGAAGCAAGACTTGCGGACGATGGAAAG TATCTTCTTATGAATATATGTAAAGGTGCGGCACGACTCAACAAATTCTATTGTTGCGATTTATCTACCCTACCAAATGGTGTTGAAAGTCATAGAGGAAAAGGCATTCTCCCCTTTGTGAAGGTTATTGATAACTTTGAGGCAAATTATGAAGCCATTGTAAACAATGACACAATCTTTACCTTCTTGACTAACAAGCATGCTCCAAGGTACAAGTTAGCTCGAGTAGATCTCAAGAAACCGAGCATTTGGAATGAAGTTCTCAAAGAATCAGAAAAGGATGTAATCGATTCAGTTCTACCCATAAATGGAAACCAGCTGATCGTTAGTTATTTGAGTGATTGTAAACACGTTTTACAGATAAGAGACTTGGAGAGAGGTGACTTGTTGCATACATTACCTATTGATATTGGTAGTGTCAACTACATTAGCGCTAGGCGCCAAGACACTATGTTTTTCGTTAAGCTTAGTAGTTTCATCACCCCAGGTGTCGTTTATCAGTTTGATTTGAAAACTATGGTTCCACAAGTTAAGGTTCTACGCGAGATTGTGGTTCCAGGATTTGATCAAGCCGCATATCATGCTAATCAG GTGTTTGTGCATAGTAAGGATGGAACACAAGTACCTGTATTTATCATGGCTCGGAAGGATTTAGTTTTAGATGGATCGCACCCTTGCTTATTGTTTGGATATGGTGGATATGGTGTTAGTTTAACACCATCGTTTGACATTACTCGTGTGGTTTTAGCACATCATCTAGGTGTTGTATTTTGTATAGCAAATATCCGTGGTGGTGGAGAGTATGGAGAAGAATGGCACCAAGCCGGTTCACTTGGAAACAAGCAAAATTGTTTTGATGACTTCATTTCAGTCGCTGAACACCTTATTTCTTCAGGTTACACTAACCCTAGCAAGTTGTGTATAGAAGGTGGAAGCAATGGTGGCACCCTCATTGGTGCTTGCATCAATCAG AGACCGGATTTATTTGGCTGTGCTCTAGCTCATGCTGGTGTCATGGACATGTTACGATACCATAAGTTTACTATTG GTCATGCTTGGCTTTCCGAGTTTGGTTGTTCAGATAAAGAAGATGATTTTCATTACCTAATCAA GTATTCGCCTTTGCATAATGTTAAACGACCATGGGAAGATGCTCCGATAAGGTCCATTCAATATCCATCAACAATGTTATTGACTGCTGATCACGACGATCGTGTTGTGCCATTGCACACATTGAAATTACTAGCG ACCATACAACATGAGCTATGTACAAGTGTGAAGAACAGTCGACAGATAAACCCGATCATCGGAAGAATCAGTAGCAAATCAGGGCATGGATGTGGGACCTCAACGCAAACAATG ATCGATAAACGCGTAGATTGTTATAGCTTCATAGCAGAAGCACTGGGTGCACCCTGGATAGATTAA
- the LOC111914318 gene encoding uncharacterized protein LOC111914318 isoform X4, whose translation MNVDDKTVQPDKLSWVKFTSISWTHDTKGFFYCRFPAPKETQKKDVGTEVNVNYNHQLYYHLLGTKQSEDILCWNDLENPTHILEARLADDGKYLLMNICKGAARLNKFYCCDLSTLPNGVESHRGKGILPFVKVIDNFEANYEAIVNNDTIFTFLTNKHAPRYKLARVDLKKPSIWNEVLKESEKDVIDSVLPINGNQLIVSYLSDCKHVLQIRDLERGDLLHTLPIDIGSVNYISARRQDTMFFVKLSSFITPGVVYQFDLKTMVPQVKVLREIVVPGFDQAAYHANQVFVHSKDGTQVPVFIMARKDLVLDGSHPCLLFGYGGYGVSLTPSFDITRVVLAHHLGVVFCIANIRGGGEYGEEWHQAGSLGNKQNCFDDFISVAEHLISSGYTNPSKLCIEGGSNGGTLIGACINQRPDLFGCALAHAGVMDMLRYHKFTIGHAWLSEFGCSDKEDDFHYLIKYSPLHNVKRPWEDAPIRSIQYPSTMLLTADHDDRVVPLHTLKLLATIQHELCTSVKNSRQINPIIGRISSKSGHGCGTSTQTMIDKRVDCYSFIAEALGAPWID comes from the exons ATGAATGTGGATGACAAAACCGTTCAACCAGACAAACTTTCTTGG GTGAAATTTACATCGATCAGTTGGACTCATGACACGAAGGGATTTTTCTATTGCCGATTTCCTGCTCCCAA GGAGACCCAAAAAAAGGATGTTGGCACTGAAGTAAACGTTAACTATAATCATCAACTCTATTACCATTTATTAGGGACGAAACAATCAGAAGATATATTATGTTGGAATGATCTTGAGAACCCTACACATATTCTTGAAGCAAGACTTGCGGACGATGGAAAG TATCTTCTTATGAATATATGTAAAGGTGCGGCACGACTCAACAAATTCTATTGTTGCGATTTATCTACCCTACCAAATGGTGTTGAAAGTCATAGAGGAAAAGGCATTCTCCCCTTTGTGAAGGTTATTGATAACTTTGAGGCAAATTATGAAGCCATTGTAAACAATGACACAATCTTTACCTTCTTGACTAACAAGCATGCTCCAAGGTACAAGTTAGCTCGAGTAGATCTCAAGAAACCGAGCATTTGGAATGAAGTTCTCAAAGAATCAGAAAAGGATGTAATCGATTCAGTTCTACCCATAAATGGAAACCAGCTGATCGTTAGTTATTTGAGTGATTGTAAACACGTTTTACAGATAAGAGACTTGGAGAGAGGTGACTTGTTGCATACATTACCTATTGATATTGGTAGTGTCAACTACATTAGCGCTAGGCGCCAAGACACTATGTTTTTCGTTAAGCTTAGTAGTTTCATCACCCCAGGTGTCGTTTATCAGTTTGATTTGAAAACTATGGTTCCACAAGTTAAGGTTCTACGCGAGATTGTGGTTCCAGGATTTGATCAAGCCGCATATCATGCTAATCAG GTGTTTGTGCATAGTAAGGATGGAACACAAGTACCTGTATTTATCATGGCTCGGAAGGATTTAGTTTTAGATGGATCGCACCCTTGCTTATTGTTTGGATATGGTGGATATGGTGTTAGTTTAACACCATCGTTTGACATTACTCGTGTGGTTTTAGCACATCATCTAGGTGTTGTATTTTGTATAGCAAATATCCGTGGTGGTGGAGAGTATGGAGAAGAATGGCACCAAGCCGGTTCACTTGGAAACAAGCAAAATTGTTTTGATGACTTCATTTCAGTCGCTGAACACCTTATTTCTTCAGGTTACACTAACCCTAGCAAGTTGTGTATAGAAGGTGGAAGCAATGGTGGCACCCTCATTGGTGCTTGCATCAATCAG AGACCGGATTTATTTGGCTGTGCTCTAGCTCATGCTGGTGTCATGGACATGTTACGATACCATAAGTTTACTATTG GTCATGCTTGGCTTTCCGAGTTTGGTTGTTCAGATAAAGAAGATGATTTTCATTACCTAATCAA GTATTCGCCTTTGCATAATGTTAAACGACCATGGGAAGATGCTCCGATAAGGTCCATTCAATATCCATCAACAATGTTATTGACTGCTGATCACGACGATCGTGTTGTGCCATTGCACACATTGAAATTACTAGCG ACCATACAACATGAGCTATGTACAAGTGTGAAGAACAGTCGACAGATAAACCCGATCATCGGAAGAATCAGTAGCAAATCAGGGCATGGATGTGGGACCTCAACGCAAACAATG ATCGATAAACGCGTAGATTGTTATAGCTTCATAGCAGAAGCACTGGGTGCACCCTGGATAGATTAA